The sequence CGTAAGGCGTCAAAACGCGTTCGCAATCCGAAAATGGTCGCGCGGCCCCAACGGAACAAGCAGGCCATTGTGAGAAGCCCGAAAGAGAATCTACTTCGCTCTGTTGCGGCAGTCTCAATTGAACCGCCTCTCAAGCTGCATGACGATCCAAAACACGAGGCTCCCATCATTGAGACTCGGGTGGATGCCATACCAGATAACCTCAGTCAGAGCATGAAAGCCTTCGCTTCAGCGACGGTAAACATCCAGGCTTATCAGGCGAAGTTGCTCGAAATAGCCCTGGCCAACGCACAATTTGCCTTTGAATTCGGCCTGAGGTTTGCGGCGATCAGGTCGCCAGCTGAATGGTTCACCGTCATTTCCGAATTTACAAGCAGACGGATCGATATGTTCGGGCAGCATTCGAAAGAAATGTCCGCTTTTCCGTTTTGGGACATCGGGCCGTCCCGAGGGCTCACGGCTCTGGTGGCACGATGACGGAAAGCTTCACCCCTGCAAGGGTTTTCTTGCTTTCGACTGAAAGGCCAATTGTCGATTCCGCTCCCTCGTCGTGAACCAGCGCGTGCCCGTAATGAGTCTCTACTTGGCGCCTGTTGCCTTTCGAGCCAAGGATCC is a genomic window of Bradyrhizobium sp. CCGB12 containing:
- a CDS encoding Phasin protein; protein product: MSKRKASKRVRNPKMVARPQRNKQAIVRSPKENLLRSVAAVSIEPPLKLHDDPKHEAPIIETRVDAIPDNLSQSMKAFASATVNIQAYQAKLLEIALANAQFAFEFGLRFAAIRSPAEWFTVISEFTSRRIDMFGQHSKEMSAFPFWDIGPSRGLTALVAR